The following nucleotide sequence is from Fibrobacter sp. UWP2.
CGTTTTCGAGGATAACGTCGACGCGGTCGCCCACGCCGAACTGCCGCGTCGAGCGGACATTCGCCAGCGGGTTCTTCGCCGTAAAGTCAAGCTTTTCGCGGAGTCCCGCCACCGCTTCGAGCGTTTCATCGCGAACCGTATGGACATCCCTAAAATCGTAGAAATCGGCAACCGCCGTCTCAAAAAGCGAAGCGGAATTCAACACCGCATCCTTGTTCTCGAACTTGGAGGCGCGGACCAACTTTTCCAACGTGCGGATTTCCTTAGGCGTCAGGCCGAATTCCTTGACTTTTTCGTCAAAGACATCTGTCCCGAACATCACTTCGTTTTCGCGACGCTGATTGCTTCGATGTATTTCGACCAGGGCAATCAGCGCCAGAATGAGCGCCAAAACAAAGAGAACCCAAAGAAGTTGCGTTGGATTGATCATCGGCAATTCCCTGTGTTACACCTCGGTCCAAACACCGTGGATATAGGAACCCAGGATGGACCCCTGCAGCTCCGTCCCCAAAAGCGGGCTGTTGCAAACATGGCCGGCAAAATCGGACTCGACCACCTTGTGCGGTTTGGCCGGGTCGAACACAACCAAGTTAGTCAAGGCCTTATCGAACCCGGGCTTCGGGACCGACGCATCGACCCCCACCAGCTTCGCCGGGGCAGTCGACAAGAGTTCTATGGCGCGGGCCTCGCCCACACGGGCACTCAGCTTGCCCCAAATGGCAGGAAGCGCCACTTCCAGCGAGAGAGCGCCAGGAACAGAGTCCTCAAAGTTCACTTCGGTATCCTGAAGGAGCACCGGCGTGTGATTCATGCTGATTGCCGTGACCGTGCCGTCCTCGACTCCTTTCCACAAGGCCTCGCGGTCATCGGCAGAGCGGATGGGCGGAATGATGTGATATGCGGAATCCAGCGACGTAAGGCAGGAGTCTTCCAAAAGCAAGTGGTACAGTCCAACGTCACAAGTGACATCCAAGCCGTTTTTGCGGGCCTGGCGCACCAAGTCCAACGTCTCGCCGCAGGTGATTTGTTTAAAGTGCACCGGCACATCCAAAAAACGCGCCGTTTCCAAAACCGTGTAGGCGGCAATCGTCTCGGCAATGCGCGGGATGCCCTTCATGCCGAGCATGTCGGAGTAGGCACCCTCGTGAACGCAGCCGCTCTTGCGAAGCGTGCGGTCCATGGGCTGGAAAAAGAATCGCTTGCCAGTCATTTTGCCATATTCCATGGCAAGCCGGAGGAACCTGGAGTGCGGGATGGGCGCGTTTCCGTCACCGAAGCCAGCAACGCCCTCGCAAGAATCCTCATCGGGTTCAACCCCCTCTGCCAGTTCCATCATTTCGGACAAACTATCTGTACCGAACGCACGGCTAAAGGCACCCAGGAACTTGATATCGAGGTTCGAATAAACGCCGTTCCGCACCAGGCGGTTCTCGGCAGCGGCAAGCTTTTCGCAATCGTCAATCGGGTTGGCGGAGCTTTCGTAAAGTCCACCATAAAAACCGCCGCGGTGCATGGCATCCAGGCCGTCACCAAAAGTGTAAACGTCATCGCGAAGCGGTTCCATAAAGTCGAGCCCCAGCCCAAAGAGGGCGGGCAGCACCAGGGCGCCTTTGCAATCGAACTCGACCTTCGCCGAGGAACTTTTGCCCGATTCGTCAATGCAGCCCTGGGAGTCAATGCAAAGCTGGTCGCGTTTTTCAAAGGACTTCCCGTTCCAGAACTTCAGGTTCTTGAGCACGACCTGGTCCATGTTGCCGGCCCCGCAAAGATGATAATCCTTATACCTTTTCATTGTTACGGCCTCCAGCCAAAAGGAAGAGCACGGCCATACGGACGGCCACGCCGTTTGTCACCTGGTCCAAGATGACGGAATGGCTTCCATCGGCAATATCGGAATCCAGTTCCACTCCTCGGTTGATTGGACCCGGGTGCATAATGATGACCTTTTCCTTGGCATGCTCCAAAACATCCTCGGTAATGCCAAAGAAGTTGCGGTATTCCCGCATCGACGGGAGGAGGGCGTCATCCATGCGCTCCTTTTGCAGGCGGAGCGCGATAATGACGTCGGCGTCCCTGACCGCCTTGTTCACGTCGGGTTCCCAAGAAACGCTCCCCGCAAGTTCCTTGTACTGCAACAGTTCCGTATTGCGGGGAACCAGGGTGCTAGGACCGCAGAGCGTCACGTGCGCGCCCATGGTGGTCATGCCCCAGAGGTTGCTGCGGGCCACGCGGCTGTGGCGGATGTCGCCCACAATCGTCACGTTCTTGCCCTCGAGAGTGCCCAGCTTTTCTTCGATGGTGAGCATGTCAAGGAGCGCCTGCGTGGGGTGCTCGTGCGCACCGTCGCCCGCGTTCACGATAATCGCATTGCTGTTGTCGGCGAGGAACTTCGGGACACCCGTCCCCTTGTGGCGGACCACCACGATATCGATTTTCATGGACTCAATGTTACGGAGCGTATCGACGAGCGTTTCGCCCTTCTTCACGCTGGAGTTGGAACTCGTGAAGTTCACCGTATCTGCAGAGAGGCGCTTTTCGGCGAGTTCAAAACTCGTGCGGGTGCGGGTGCTATTCTCAAAAAACAGGTTCACTATCGTGAGGCCACGAAGGCTTGGCACCTTTTTGACCGGACGTTCCAGAATTTCTCTAAACTGCTTGGCATTGTCCAGAATCATGCGGATGTCTTGCTTGGAGACTCCCTGCAGGCCGAACAAGTGCTTGATTTGCAAAGAACTCACTTTAGTCCTCCACTTCCACTAAATAAACTGAATTTTCATTGTCGATAGGTTCTATCATCACGCGCACTTCCTGGTTCTGCGCAGTCTCCACCGTGAGGCCCACGCAGTCCGGGGCAATGGGGAGTTCGCGGTGCCCGCGGTCCACCAGCACGCAGAGGCGTATGGCGGCGGGGCGGCCGAGGTCGAGGATTGCCTGCATCGCGGCACGAACCGAGCGGCCCGTGTAGAGCACGTCGTCCACAAGGATTACCGTTTTGCCTTCCACGGAGGCGGGCATCTCGGTAAAGCGCATCTCGGTAGAGGCGCTGGGCTTGCGGTAGTGGAAGTCGTCGCGGTAGAATGTCGCGTCGAGGCTGCCCATCTCGATGGGCTTGCCGAATTTTTGCGAGAGCCTGTCGCTCAGTTTCTTTGCCAGCGGAATCCCGCGGCTTGCCATGCCGAGGACAATCAGGTTCTCGGCGGAAGGGTGCATCTTTGCGATTTTCGCAGCCATTTCGTCGAGAGCGAATTCCATGGCCTGCGCGGAAAGCAATTCCTGGATACGTTTGCAGTTGTCTTTCATATACCTAGAAATTAGTTTTTTTAGGGCCAACTCGCTTTTAAAAGTTGTAATTTTCGTCCTATTTTTTATATATATGGGAAAAACAATAAATACCGGAGAAACATATGTTCAATCAGCTGGATAAACCGCAGGCAGGCGAAACCATCGCCATCATGAAAACCAACCACGGCACCATGAAGCTCCGCCTTTTTGAAGAACGCGTGGGCGAATGCGCCACGAACTTCATCGAACTTGCAAAGCAGGGCAAGTACGACGGCGCCCCGTTCCACCGCATCATCAGCGGGTTCATGATCCAGGGCGGCGACTTCACCCGCAGGAACGGCACCGGCGGACACTCCGCCAAGGGCCCCGGCACCACCATCGGCGACAAGTACGACCCGTGCCTCACCCACATGCGCGGCGCCCTCAGCTGGGCAAAGACCGCCATGCCAAACAGCATCGGTAGCCAGTTCTTCATCGTCCACGGCGACAACGTGCACTTTTTGGACCACGACCAGGTGGGCCCCGGCCCGGCTGACGGCTACTCCGTGTTCGGCCAGCTCTACGAAGGCTTCGACGTGCTCGACGATATTGCAAACGTCAAGACCGACCGCGGCGACCGCCCCTTCGAAGACGTGATTATCGAGTCCGTGACCATCGAGAAGGCATAATCGGCCATTAGCCGGTAGCTGCCAATTAACGGCAAAACGTAAAAAAGCCCCTCCTCCGAGGGGATTTTTTCTTTTTTTCGAAAAAAAATTCCCCGTCCCCTTGACAAGGGGCAAATAAATTTCTCTATTTGGCTCACCTTTCGGGGTTATAGCTCAGTTGGTAGAGCGCCTGCATGGCATGCAGGAGGTCAGGAGTTCGACTCTCCTTAGCTCCACTGAAAAAGACTCGCAGCAATGCGGGTCTTTTTTATACCCTTTCCAACAGCCATCCCCCTTTTTTTTAAATTTACTAGTATTATGAAGAATGAGAAATTACTTACAACATTATTCGCCATTTCGTTTGCCGCAGTTTCTGCCTTTGCCGCAAGCGCCTCGACCATCAAGGCCAACAAGACCGTCAAAAAACAAAAAGCCGTAAAAACGGAAGCCACTTCCGAAAAGGTCATCCCGCCCTGCGACGAGGCGAGCATGGACGCCTTCGCCTACGAGGACTGCCTCGCCGAGCAAAAGAAGGCCGCCGGCATCACGGATGACAAAGCCGACGAAAAAAACACCGAAGCCAAAGACGACCGCTACAACCCCTTTGGCAGGGACGCCTTCCTCACCTCGAGCTTTGGCGAAAACCGCGGCACCCGTTACCACGCAGGCATTGACTACTCCACCGAAATGGAAGAAGGCTGGCCCATATACGCACCCGAAGACGGTCGCGTCCAGGAGATCCGCACCAGCCCCTTTGGCTACGGCAAGGTGATGTTCTTCAAGGGCAACAGCGGCAAGACCTGGGTGTTTGCCCACCAAAGCAGCTTTGGCAAGCTCGACGAGCAAATTTCGCAAAAGCAGTACGCCAGCAAAAAGAACGACGTTAAACTCAATCCCGGCACCAAATACAACAAGGGCGACACGCTCACGT
It contains:
- the pyrR gene encoding bifunctional pyr operon transcriptional regulator/uracil phosphoribosyltransferase PyrR — encoded protein: MKDNCKRIQELLSAQAMEFALDEMAAKIAKMHPSAENLIVLGMASRGIPLAKKLSDRLSQKFGKPIEMGSLDATFYRDDFHYRKPSASTEMRFTEMPASVEGKTVILVDDVLYTGRSVRAAMQAILDLGRPAAIRLCVLVDRGHRELPIAPDCVGLTVETAQNQEVRVMIEPIDNENSVYLVEVED
- a CDS encoding aspartate carbamoyltransferase catalytic subunit yields the protein MSSLQIKHLFGLQGVSKQDIRMILDNAKQFREILERPVKKVPSLRGLTIVNLFFENSTRTRTSFELAEKRLSADTVNFTSSNSSVKKGETLVDTLRNIESMKIDIVVVRHKGTGVPKFLADNSNAIIVNAGDGAHEHPTQALLDMLTIEEKLGTLEGKNVTIVGDIRHSRVARSNLWGMTTMGAHVTLCGPSTLVPRNTELLQYKELAGSVSWEPDVNKAVRDADVIIALRLQKERMDDALLPSMREYRNFFGITEDVLEHAKEKVIIMHPGPINRGVELDSDIADGSHSVILDQVTNGVAVRMAVLFLLAGGRNNEKV
- a CDS encoding peptidylprolyl isomerase, with product MFNQLDKPQAGETIAIMKTNHGTMKLRLFEERVGECATNFIELAKQGKYDGAPFHRIISGFMIQGGDFTRRNGTGGHSAKGPGTTIGDKYDPCLTHMRGALSWAKTAMPNSIGSQFFIVHGDNVHFLDHDQVGPGPADGYSVFGQLYEGFDVLDDIANVKTDRGDRPFEDVIIESVTIEKA
- a CDS encoding dihydroorotase — translated: MKRYKDYHLCGAGNMDQVVLKNLKFWNGKSFEKRDQLCIDSQGCIDESGKSSSAKVEFDCKGALVLPALFGLGLDFMEPLRDDVYTFGDGLDAMHRGGFYGGLYESSANPIDDCEKLAAAENRLVRNGVYSNLDIKFLGAFSRAFGTDSLSEMMELAEGVEPDEDSCEGVAGFGDGNAPIPHSRFLRLAMEYGKMTGKRFFFQPMDRTLRKSGCVHEGAYSDMLGMKGIPRIAETIAAYTVLETARFLDVPVHFKQITCGETLDLVRQARKNGLDVTCDVGLYHLLLEDSCLTSLDSAYHIIPPIRSADDREALWKGVEDGTVTAISMNHTPVLLQDTEVNFEDSVPGALSLEVALPAIWGKLSARVGEARAIELLSTAPAKLVGVDASVPKPGFDKALTNLVVFDPAKPHKVVESDFAGHVCNSPLLGTELQGSILGSYIHGVWTEV